GCGCCCAGTCCGAACGAACTCGGGGTAATACGGAGTTCGAGGGGCGCGCCGAGGTATCAAGGTTGCCAACCACTGGCTGACGCAGCTGACCGGCAAAGGTCCAGCCGGGCGCAGGCTGGTAGCTGGCTTTTAGCTCGGCGCCGATCTCATAGCGCAGCGGTTCGTCCGGATCGAAGAAGGAAAGTTGCGTATAGGGGCCAAAGCGATAGGTGAAGCGGGGAAAGGCAGCAATATCGTCATTAACAGTGATGGGTTCCGGAGCGTCTTCGATCTCAGTCCGGGCGAGGCTGCGCCAGGCTTCATCCAGATCGCCCTCGAGCTCGTACAGGTCGCTGCGCTGGCTTTTGATGCGGGTTGTGGGCAGCCCGTTCTCAGCGAGCGTCACCTCAAATTGCTGCAAATGGGGCGGCAGAGTATTGGCCATAACGCGGGTTGTGCGCCCAACCGCCTGTGCCGCCGCGCCGTAGCGCAAATTCTCCACAGTGATGCGCGCGCTGGAGCCTACGCGTTCAAAGCTGATCAACCGAAGGCCCTCCGCCTCCAGCTGGGATTTCAGCACATCTTTCAGGCGGGGAGGTTGTGGTCCATCAGGCCCGCCCTGGGCGAGGTTCCAACTCGCCATTGCCACCTGTTCGGCTGGTTTCAGCGCGGGTGCTGCTGCACCCTGACCACCGGGTGTTGCGGCGCGGCGCGGGTCAAACGCATAGCTCAGCTGCACGGCAAATGCAGAGCCATTCAGATATGACCCGCCCAGGGTCACACCATTGTCGAACCGATAGGATGCCCCGATATTGAAAGGGGAGCGAACATCGCTCAGCCCGCGCTGAGCCTCTGCGGAATAGGTGTCGGAGGAATATTCCGCCATCACAGACCAGCGCGGCGTCACATCCCAGCGCAGCCCACCGAAGAGAGCAGCGTCGCCCCGGAACCAATTGCCGAAATCCAGCTGGCCTGTGGTCGATATGCCACCGGCATTTGAATCTTCGCGGGTGTCAAATCGCCCGTTCAGTGCGGTCAGCGGATTGCGCTGCCCGCCGCGTCCAGCCAGCCTCCCCCATCCGATCCCGCCGGTGACGGTGACATCGGGCGTCACGTGTTTTGTTGCGACAAGATATTCACTGGCATAGACGCCGGTGCCTCCGAAATCGCGCAGACCAAGGGCAATGGCAGGCCCGGCAGCGGTTTCCCGGCGCAGCTGAAAGTGAACATCAAAGCTGCGGTCATAGCGGCTGAGGCCCACCCGGGCATCAAAGTCCCGCAGAAAACTGTAGCGAAAGCTGCCGTAGACATTCGGCAACATTTGAAACGTCAGGGTATTGCGGCTTGTGTTCTCGAAGTTCGAGGTGGTCAGCGCCAGCGTTCCGTCCGGAAGAACTTCCGCAGTTGGCATATCGATCAACCCCGGGGTTCCATAGGTCGACAGAGTTTGGGCTGGTGCACGGACTGCACCCAGCGGGCCGCTGAGCATGCTCAGACAGCCAATCAGAAGAATTGCGTGTACCCGCATTCCCACCCAGCCTCGTCGTGCCCACCTTTTTTGGTGGTGCTTCTTCACACTGCGCCCAACCCCGCCTAACACTAAACCCGCAGATTTGCCGGTTGAAACAGCGTCAGGCCCCCAGGGAGCAGCGATTATGTTCAAAAAGTTAATTACCGGAGTTCAGGGAAAATCGCAAGAATTCGTGGCTCTCAACCCAGAGCTGCGCTTCTATGTGATCGGAGATATCCATGGCTGTGATGACCTGCTGGCCAAACTTCTGACGCGACTAGATCCTGAGCTGCCGGTGGTTTGTCTTGGCGACTATATCGACAGGGGAGAGCAGAGCGCGAAGGTTTTGCGACGGCTGATGGCACGGCCTGATATTACCGCCCTAATCGGCAATCATGAGGTGATGTTGCTTGATTTTCTCGCGGACCCGATCCCGAACGCGGAGATCTGGCTGCGCAATGGCGGATTGCAGACACTGGCGAGCTTTGGTGTGGGTGGGGTTTCGGAACAATCCTCTGCAGCCGACCTCGAAAGCGCTGCACAAACGCTACGCGCGGTGATGGGTGCCGAGATGATTGCCTGGCTGGAGACCCTGCCGACCTGCTGCCAATCTGGCAATGTCTTCATGGCCCATGCCGGTGCCGATCCCGAGGCGCCGTTGACGGCTCAATTTCGGCAGGCGCTGGTGTGGGGCCGCCCTGATACACGCCGGCTACGCCGTGAGGATGGTATCTGGGTCGTGCACGGCCACTGGATCGTGGAAGAACCGACAGTCGCCGAGGGGCGGATCGCATTGGATACCGGCGCATTTGCCACCGGCTGTCTGACCGCGGCAGAGATCGATTGCGGGCAAGTCACGTTCATCTCGACTGGATAATGGTCTGCGGGCTTCGTGGAACGGAAAGACGGTTGGTGGGTTCCTCAACAAATTCGCTCGGAGAGAGGCGGCGTCGCTGACGACAGCAAAGAAGCAGAGTGATACACGTGACGGCGTTCAAAGCAAAGTTTCTGCACAGGTCGGAGGTATTGTTTTACTAGGTAACCACTCAGGGCAGGCGGATCATTAGCCCGCTAACTTGCGCATGACCATTTCGATTGGGCCGTTTCTGGCAAAACGAGACCAGATCCACGCATATCCCGTCGCGCAGATGCAGAACATCAGGGCTGCCGAGACGGCAGTCTCAGGCGTCTGACCTTCCAACATGTTCATTTCTTCTAGAATACCCATTCCGATGAGAATATGCGCAATATAAAGCGTAAGGGTCTGGCGGCCCGCGGGGGCCAATGCCTGCACGACGCCGAGCCGTTGCAGCGTCGGCGTCAACAACAGGCATCCGCCGATCACTATGCAGGCGGAGGAGAGCCCGGCGATCATATAGAACGGCATTGGCGGGATTGGCATTGTTGTCGCCAAGTCTGCCAGTTCAGGATCAATCTGCTTTAGGCTTTGAACCGCGATTGCGCTGGTTGCTTCGGTCACCGTATAAATCACTGCGCCAACAAGGATAAGACCGATTTGAACTCTTCGGTTCTGCAATGGCATCCGAGACAGCAGGATACCGGCAAGCAGAAATGCAAGCCAAGGTATAACAGGGTGCCATCCATTGAACAGAAGGTGGCGCAGAAATCCTCTGATCGTCCAGAGGTCCGCATAGGTATAAAGCTTCCAATCCCACCCGCTGTCATAGTTGAAGATCAATACCATCACTGGAAACATAAGGATCAGCATCACCGTGAGAGATGCAAGCAGCCGCGTTGACGCCTTGAGCAGTAGTGCTGCGAATATGAAATAGACGGCATAGTAGTGCAGGATATCAGCGTCAAAGATCATCATGTTGATCATTCCGAGGCTCATCAGGAACGCAGCGCGCCGCACCGTCGTTGCGGCGATACCGTCTGTTGACCGGTTTGATGCAAGGCCAAGCCCGATCCCGGCCAGAACAACAAAACATGCAGCCGCACGCCCCTCAAGGGCAGTGCTTAAAACCGCCACAATACCTGTGCCACCCTCAGCACCCATGGCGATCTTGAAATTCACAATGACCATTCCGACAAATGCGAAATAGCGTGCAAGGTCCAAGCCTTGCAGGCGGGTTGCGGGTGTGAGAGCCATATCTATTCCAAATGAATGAACGTATGTTCACTATATGAGATATATACCTTCGGGTTCAACCCAAATAGGTAGGGCGATCCCGATTTGCCCGGACGGGGTACTGCTCGCTGACAACTTTTGAAAACGCTTAGTGACGGTAAAATGGGGGCTCGCTAGTGCAAGTGAGTGTGGGTGGTCGCCACTGACAATCGAACCTTGACTGGAATTTTATCGACATCTTATCGTGTGAAGTATCGTTTACTCATGGTGAGTTTACGGTGAAGTTTCTGGTTTGGGTCGCGCTTTGTTGGCGATAGTGGAGTGATTGGTAAAAATGCCGAATGCAGTATTGAACGATATTTTGGAATTGGAAGAGTGGCTCGAATACATCGGGGGCGTGGTATCCTATAGTGGTAACACCGATTTGCTCGCAGCTTTCAATGCAAGCAATGTAACACAGCTGACCGTTGGGGAATTCCTCACCATCATCAACGCTGCCGAGCAGGCGATTTTGTCGATCAACTGGCAAGACCTTGTTGATCAGGTCGCCGATCTACTGGACACGCCATTCATTTCAGCACAGCTCACGGCGGCTGAAAAACAAACTATTCTAGATTCACTTTCGATGATCGAACCCTCTGACATAACCGAAGGGTTTGATTTGCTCCGGGCCGAGTTTGCCGGGATTTCAACTGGAACGCTGGTCGTCGATGCCCTGAGTATCGCAGGCGAAGACACTCCGGTGGGTACCGACGGAGATGACGTATTGACGGGTACCGTCGGCAGCGATGACGTTCGTCTGGCGACCGGTAACGACGCTTTCGCCGCCGGGCAGGGGGACCTCGGCGATGATACAGTGCGCGGAGGATCTGGAAATGACACCATTAACGGCGGTTCGGGTCAGGATGTCCTTTTCGGCGGTAGTGGTGAGGATGTCCTGCGTGGGGGATGGGGATCTGACCTGATGAAGGGCGGACGCCAGGCAGATGTTCTGATTGGTGCTCAAGGTCGTGACACTATCTATGGAGAAGGTGGCGCGGACCGCTTGGACGGTGGAGCAGGCAACGATCGACTGGTTGGCGGTTCGGGCCATGACACAATCCTGGGCGGAGCAGGGATCGACAGGTTGTTTGGCGGAAATGGCAACGACAGTTTGGTTGGTGGCGCGCAGGCGGATTATTTCATTTTCCGGGGTAATTTTGGCGACGACACCATTCGTGGGTTCGCGTCGCGCAGTGATGCGGAGAAAATCGACTTGCGGGGCGTATCAGAAATTTCTGACCTCAGTGACTTGCAGGACAATCACCTGACACAAGACGGCAGCAACGCAATGATTGCGGATGGTCAGGGGAACACAATCACCTTGCTTGGTGTTGATGTGAATGATCTCGATGCGGGTGATTTCCTCTTCTGACCACGATTGGCTTTAGCGGTGCATATCTACTGCACCGCTAATATGGTCGTTCAGAGGCGCATAATTAAATCGCCGTCCGTCTCGCTCTCCGGATACCTAGCCCAACTCGCCGAGCAGGGCCTGTGACGGAACCCCGGTGGCAGGCAGGCCACGGCTTTGCTGATAGGCACGGATGGCGTTCTCGCTGTTTGGTCCGATAACGCCATCAGCACCGCCAGTGTCAAAGCCTTTCGCCGTCAACCGTTTCTGCAGCAGGATACGATCATCCTTGGTCAGCCCGTTTGCGTCTGGCGGAAAGCTGCTGCGCAGCGGGCCTGCGCCACCGATACGATCCGCGAGATGACCGACACCGATCGCATAGGCGTCGGAGTTATTATAGCGTTTGATAGCGCGGAAATTGCTCGTGACGGCAAACTTCGGACCACCTGCCTGGGGTTGGATGAGTGTTCCGCTGCCTGCTGCTGTTCCGCTCACCTCTTGACCCCAGCGCAGCCCGCGGGTCCAGCCGTTGCGGGCCAGATAGGCGGCGGTTGAGGCCAGCGCGTCACTGGGGTCTTCGGACCAGATGTCGCGACGGCCATCGCCGGTAAAATCAACGGCAAAGGCTTGATAGGATGTAGGGATGAACTGCGTATGCCCCATCGCGCCAGCCCAGCTGCCCGTCATGCGTGCGGCGGAAATGTCGCCATTTTGCAGAATTCTGAGGGCTGCGATAAGTTGTTTTTCAAAGAAGGCGCCGCGGCGGCCATCAAAAGCGAGGGTCGATGTGGCTGAGATGACCGGCACGTCACCGCGGCGTTCGCCGAAGAAACTCTCAAGACCCCAGATTGCAGTGATGATTTCGGCATCAACACCATAGGTCTGTTCAAGGGCGTTGAGTGTGTTGCGATGGCGGGCATAGGCCGCGCGCCCCTTGCTGACACGTTCGTCGGAGGCGGCGATAGAGAGATAGTCCTCAAGGCTGCGTTTGAACTCCGTCTGGTTCCGGTCGCGCTTGATCACGCCTGGCAGGTATCCTGCGCCACGAAAGGCAGTATTCAGCGTGCTGTTGCTGATCCCGGCGGTGCTTGCGCGTTGGCGAAACCCGGCAACCCAAGCGTCATAGGCCGCGTTGGGCACCGGGCGCAGATCGGCCGGTAGCCCGCCGACAGTGCGCGGCGCCGATGTGCTGGTTACCCCTCCGCTGCAGGCCCCGAGGCCAAGCGCCATCAGTCCGAATCCGAAGCTGCGTCGTGAAATGCTCATCTGCCTGCCTGCCGTTTGTTTTGTCACGACAATCCTATCGGATCACTGTGGTGCTGCAAGGCTTTGGCTGGCGATTATTCACGTTACATGATGGACCGGCGTTGGTTCGCCTATGCCGGTTCGCCGTTGGTGATGAGGCGATAGGTGCTCTGCTCAACAGGGGTTAGCAGGTAGATTTCATCGGATGGCGTCATCAGCGCTGGCTGCATTATCAGCGGATCGACACCCATCTCCTGAAGATAGCTCATAACCTCACCCTGACCGCGCTGAATCTGCTCTACGGCGACAAAGGCGGGCAGCACGGTATTCTGTCCGAAATAATGCTGATGTACGCCGATCATGGCGTCTGGATCCGCAATTCTAGTGACCCCGGCGGCCAAAATATAGGGGCACGCGGACAGGCAGATGTCACTGGCACTCATCACAGTGTTCATACTCTGTGCGCGCAGGGCGCGACCAATGGTCAAAGCGTCAGAGACGGAGCCGCCCGGGCTATTGAGATAGACCTGTGATGGCAGGATCTCCAGCGACTCCAGATAGTCGTTAAAGCGCGTCGCGTCGCCTTCAGCGATCCGGCCGGTCAGGGTCAGTACGGTTTCACCCTGCCACTGAGCTGTGGCGAAGGTCAGCCTGTTGGGCATATTCTCAGTGCTTGGCAATGGTCGGCTGCCGGGGGCAGGCGGGCGATCTGGCAGCTGCGTGGGAGAGTATCGCCTGGTCTGATCGCCGGGACCAATCGGTGCTGTCAGCTCCGGTGCGGTTGAGGGCCAAGCCAGCCGAGGGATTAGCTTTGCAAGATCAGTTCCGAGCAAGACAGCCGCAAATCCGAGCTGTGCCGCAAAAACCCATCGTAATACACGCCAGGTATCTGGCCTTTTGCGATGGCGCGCGAGGGCTATCGGCTGAGGTTCTTCGCGATCAGTCGGCACGGCGTTTATCGTCCAGACTGGCGATATCCGGAGGCTGACTGCCGGGTGCGGGTGGGGTTGCGGCGAAGGGGCCCGCGCGTTCCAGAGACGTGTCAATATCCCGGATGGCGGCTACGGCGGCGCGCAACTCCGCCAGCGTCATTGTGTCCTCGGTGGCAGCCCCTTCGCGGCCGGCACGGATCGCCGCTTGTGTAATGGCGACAATCAACACCAGCACCGCCGGCAGGAGGTCAATCGCAATCGCGCCTGCCCAAGAAGGAACGAAATTGCCAGCATAAAGAATAACAGCATCCGCGGCAGAGACAGGAGTGTAGGTTGTATCATGTGGCGGGGTCATGCTCAGAACCGCGCTGGCCGCCGCGCCAAGCCCATCTGCCCGTTGCGCCAGAACACGCCTCACACTGTCGATAGTGGCCTGCTGTCCCTGTCGGGTGGCCGCATCCGAACCGTCCAGCTCTGGCGTGACAACACTGTCGGAAAGGTCACGCGCGGCCCTTTGGACCAGTGGGGCGACCGACAGTTGGCGCAGCTGTGTGATTACATTGGCAAGGCGCACAGCCTCTTCTGAAAAGAGGACCGACCGCTGGGCGACCGGACCTTGTTCGACTGTGAGCGCCCGCATGCGTGACAGGATGGCGTTGCCCTCATCGAAGGCTGCCTCCACCAAGGGTTGCTGGCTGGTGATCTGCGTTTCCAGCGCCGCCAACTCATCCGATTTCTGGCGCAGCAATCGGAAAACCGCGCCCTGACCGGCGAAACCGGATAGTTGACCGGTTGCCTCCTGTTCGGAGAGATCAACAAAGGTCTGGCGCACCCTTGCTACGTCCCGAGCCAGGCTCTGACCGCTTTGGGTGATTTCATCCGCGCGTTCCAATGCCGTTTGGTAGTCTTGCACGGTCACGGCCAGATGTTGCTCAACAGCGGCGGCTCCCGCCAAGGCAGCGGCATTCAGCCAGGATGACATTGCGATGATTGCAACCGATCCTAGTGCCATCGATAGCACAAGACCGATACGCGCCGCGGCTGTCCGCACGGTCGGCACCAAGCGCATCATATAAGACCAGAATACAAAAATCCCTACGGATACGGCCACCGAATAGGCCAAGGCAGCAATCACCGAGAATGCGCCGGTGTCATCCAACAAAGACGAGACGCCAAGATAGGTGTAGATCCCCGAGGCCACGGCCAAGACGCCAAGCGCAGTACCTGTGATGCTATCAAGCCAGCTGAGGTGGTCCTCCAGATCGCGGGCGTTTTGCGCGGCGCGAGCTTCGCTCCGGCTCAACCCGGAGGCGGATCCGGTTGCACGATCTGAGTGCTGACCGCTGGGTTCGGTGGTCATGCGCGATGCTCCTTATTGCTTGTTCCAAGATATGATGCATAGGGGCAGATGCAATCGCTGCTATCTCAGTGCTGATGAATTGCCGCTCTATTTGCGTTGAACTTAATCATGGGCTGGGTCTGCGGGCTAATCCTCCCCGTCGGACGTATCCCCGCCGTTGTCGAGATCGGGTCTATGTTGCTGTGCCCAATCAACGATGGTGAGGATTAGAAATGCCAGCAGGGCGACCGAGGCGGCCTCGGCTATGAAACCGAAGCCGATAGCAATGCCAACTACACCGACAACCCAGATGGCTGCACCGCTACCGACCCCGCGGAGTTTGCCCGTCTCGGTGGTCGACATGATCGCGCCGGCACCGAGAAATCCGATGCCGCCCACGATGCCTTGTATCGTCCTGGATGGATCAACCGCAGCGGTTCCCTCCTGCCCGGCAGCCGCAAGATTAAGAGTCAGCATCGTCAGCGCGCAACAGCCAAGGCAGATCAGCATATAGGCGCGTGCGCCCAATGGCTTCTTTTTGATTTCGCGGTCGAGACCGATCAACAGGCCCAAAGCAACGGCGAGACAGCAGCGTAGAAGAAAACTGTCATAGGCGATCATGGCGGCTGTCTGGGATGCGGACATCGTGGACCTTTCCAAGGGAGCTGCTGAAGTGCACGGCGAGTGTCGCGATACGGCTATTGTAGCCTATCCTTGCAAGAAAAAAGGAGAATTTCTACTGCGCAGTGTGAGATTTCAAAACTCTCTGTTTACAGCTGGGGCCGCAGAGCGCTATCAAATCGATCATTCCATAGAGCACTCCGGCGCGCCTGACGCCGGATTTCCAGCCCAAATGAGGTCGAGATGTCAGAAACCGCCACTGAAACTGTGCTCACGATTTTGCAAAGTGATTTTGAAGAGATTGTTGCGTCCTGGATTTCGACCCAAAGCGACGAAGGCGTGCAGCGGATTGACCTTTTCAGTCACAAAGAAGGGCGGGAGCAGACTAGTGGCTTGTTGCGCGCGCTCATTTCTGGGATCGAAAAGGGTGCGACAGGCGATCGTTTTGATTTGTCCAGTGACGCTTGGGTGGATTTGCGCAGCGTGTTGGTCGACGTAACCAAAGAGCGCAGTTCACGTGGCGTTAGCCCCAGTGACATGGCTTCTTTCGTGTTGGCACTGAAGGCGCCGGTATTCTATCGCCTGAAAGACAAACTGGCAAAATACCCGACCAACCTTGTAGAGGAAATCTGGTTCTTCAGTCGGGTGATCGATGCATTTGCAGTTTATTGTGCAGAGGTATTTATCGCCGAACGGGATCGCATTATCGAACAGCAGCGTGACCAGATGCAGGAACTGTCGACACCGGTTGTCGAACTGTGGGACAAAGTACTGACCCTGCCTCTGATCGGTACCATGGACTCAGCACGCGCGCAGGAGGTGATGGAAAACCTGCTGGAAACCATTCTGCGCCGTCAGGCAGAGGTGGTGATCGTAGATCTGACCGGTGTGCAGACCGTGGACACCCAGGTGGCCCAGCATATGCTGCGGATGGCTGCAGCTGTACGTCTGATGGGTGCGGAGTGCATTATCAGCGGTATCAGCCCGACCATCGCGCAAACAATGGTGCAATTGGGTGTGGACGTCGGCGAGGTAACAACCCGGTCCACCATCCGCAGTGGTCTGGCGGATGCGCTGAACCGTGTCGGATACGAAATCACCAAGAAGAAGGATCACTGACATGTCCAGCGCATCGGCCATTTACTTTGTCGAAGGCGTTCTGTTGGTGGCGATCCAGGAAGATATTTCCGATACCGATATTCTGGATTTGCAGGAGGCCCTCTCCGAACGTGTGGTGGACGAAGCGGCCCGGGCGGTGGTTATGGACATCAGCGCATTGGAGATTGTCGATACATTCGTGGGCCGGATTCTGGCGCAGCTGGCGAGCGTGTCAAAACTGTTAGATGCCCAGACTTATGTGGTTGGCATGCGTCCTGCGGTGGCAATGACACTGGTGGAATTGGGTATGGATTTGCCCGAGAGCAAAACGGCGCTCAGCCTGACGCATGCGTTGCGCGATCTGCGCGGTGAACGTCAGGGATGATACCCACGGATGGTGTTCTGATCGGTGTTTACGCACTGATCAGGGATCGCGATGTTATTCAGGTGCGCAGGATTGCGGGTCGTGAAATGGATCAGCGGGGTGCGCGTACCGTGCAAAAAACCCGGTTTGTCACTGCGGTCAGTGAAATTGCAAGAAATGTGGTGATGCATGGTGGCGGAGGCGAAGCGCGTATCTATATCCACAATGAACCGTCCGCGATCAGCGTGGTCTGTGTCGACAACGGGCCCGGAATTGCGGATCTGGACGCTGCGTTCAGCGATGGTTTCAGCACTGCGGGCAGCATGGGGCGCGGCCTGGGCGGTGCGAAACGGCTGAGCGATGCGCTGGATGTCGAGACCGAAGAAGGCAAAGGAACACGCGTGATAATGATGGCCCGGATATGACCCATTGGTTGCCTCTTTCAGACCCCAGTGACGTTTCGGTCTGTCGCCGCAACGCGCGCCAGCTGGCGCAGGTGGCTGGGTTTTCACAGGCCCGGACCGAAGAGATTGCCATCGTTGTCAGCGAGGCGGCCACCAATGTCTTGCGATATGCCAAACGGGGCCGCTGCCTGTTACAGCGAATGCCGGGCATCGGCGGTCCGCGTTTGGCGGTGATCGTCGTGGATCAGGGGCCCGGGATCGACGCGCTCGACAAAATGATGAGGGACGGGAGCAGTAGCGAAGGCTCAGCGGGGCTGGGCCTGGGTGCGATGCAACGGTTGTCGGATCGCTTCGATATCTATTCGAACCGTGATGAAGGCACGGTTGTGGCGTGTGAATTCCAGCAGCGCCCATACCGGCCAGCCGCAATGGATGTCGCGGGTCTTGTGGTGACTCACCCTGGAGAAATCCGCTGCGGCGACGCTTGGGATATGACATGTGTGACTCCAAACGCTGCCCCTGATGGCAGATTGGACCTGATCCTTTGTGATGGGTTGGGGCATGGTCATCGGGCGGCGGATGCCGCTGAACGGGTTCTGCAGGCCTTTGGGCAAAAGCCGGGTCGCACTCCTGCTGCGGCCTTGGCGGATATATCGGTTGATATCGCTGATACCCGTGGTGCTGTTGCGGCCTGTGTCGCGGTGGCTGCGGACGGGCGACGCCTGTCCTATGCCTCCGTTGGCAATATTGCGACGATCCGCGCGCGGCTGGGTGAGACAAAGAGATTTGCGACCCGCGATGGCCATCTTGGAGGAGCCGCACTTTCTCCGTTTTCGGACGAGGTCAATCTGCAGCCCGGTGATACCGTTATTCTGCATAGTGATGGTCTGCTGACTTTACGGAACCTCCACGAAAAACCTGCTCTGCTGATGCGTTCTGCGTTATTGATTGCTGGAAAGCTCATGGCCGAAAACTTCAGAGGTCGTGACGACGCCAGTCTTGCAGTTATTAAAATCGCTAAAGAGATCTAAACCCGTGCCGACCGCCCTGATCACTTTGAAAATCGATACGGAACAGGATGTTCTGAGGCTGCGCTTTATCGCGATGGCGATCACCAAGGCCTTGCAGTTCGGGACATTTGCGCAGACGCGGGCGGTGACGGCACTGCTTGAGGCGGCTCGAAATGCCCAACAACATGCCAGTGTTGGACGGGTTCGGCTGAGTTTGCAGGAACACGGCGACAAGGTGGCCATGCGGGCCATGATCACGGATCAGGGACCAGGTATTGACGGGCTCGACGACATTCTGCGGGGCCGAGGGGGCGGAGTGGCGCCTGGTTCGGGGCTGGGACTGGGGTTGCGCGGGCTGTCACGCCTTTCTGATCATCACGCGATACGCAGCGGGCCAGAGGGCACGGAGATTGAACTTCTGTTCCTGAGCCCGGTGAAAAGCGACGAGATGGTCACCTCTACGCAAGCTGCGACTGATGCTATCAGTAAGATCCGCGACGCTGATCCTGTTGCGGAACTTGCGGAACAGAACCGGGTGTTGCTTGAGGCGTTGACGGAACGGGATCTCCTGATGAAGGAGGTCCATCATAGAACCGGTAACAATCTCGCGCTGATCGGTGCGCTGATCAGGATGAGTCGCAGAGGGGCCGAGGCACCGGAAACCGTCTCGGTGCTGTCGGATCTGGAGGCGCGGGTTCAATCGGTGATCCGCGTGCATGAACAATTGCAGCGTTCTGCCCGGGTTGACCATTTGCAGGCGCTGCCCTTTTTGCAGGAGGTTGCGGCAAGTGCCGAGGGGGCGTTCAACTCCGAAAACCTCCAAGTGGCGGTATCGGTGCGCGGCGATGACATGACGATCCCAAGTTCGATGGCGATTGATCTGGGTCTTCTGACAGGTGAGCTGCTGACCAATGCGTATAAGCATGCCTTTGTCGGGCGTGAGCAAGGAAGTATTCTGGTTGAGCTGACCGAACAGGATGACGCGTTGCGGCTGGTGATCGCAGATGACGGGCGCGGCCTGTCCGAGGGCGATGCCAGACCTGAGCGCTCCGGTTCTCTTGGCTGGCGTATGATCCGCAGCATGGTCGGCAAATATGCCGGCACAACCGAGGTGGATGGCTCCGATGGTATGCGGGTGCAGTTCACCCTGCCACTCGCCGACGAACAGGCCGATAGATCAGCCTGATCGGGCCAAGGCGCACCAGTACGCAATGCCGTGGTCGATGGCATCGTCATTGAAATCATACCCTGGATTGTGCAGCGGCATGGCATGGGCACCGTCAGTGCCATTGCCCATCAAGACAAATGCGCCCGGGCGGTGCTGTAGGAAGGCCGCAAAGTCCTCTGAAAACCCCACACGCCCGTAATGCGCATCAATGTTGCCAGCGGATCCTGCTGCTGCAACGGCCAATGTGGTTGCACCCGCGTCATTCACCAATGGCTGGAATGATGTTGAATAGGACACCTCGCAGCGGGCACCTTG
This is a stretch of genomic DNA from Phaeobacter gallaeciensis DSM 26640. It encodes these proteins:
- a CDS encoding MgtC/SapB family protein, with translation MSASQTAAMIAYDSFLLRCCLAVALGLLIGLDREIKKKPLGARAYMLICLGCCALTMLTLNLAAAGQEGTAAVDPSRTIQGIVGGIGFLGAGAIMSTTETGKLRGVGSGAAIWVVGVVGIAIGFGFIAEAASVALLAFLILTIVDWAQQHRPDLDNGGDTSDGED
- a CDS encoding STAS domain-containing protein, encoding MSETATETVLTILQSDFEEIVASWISTQSDEGVQRIDLFSHKEGREQTSGLLRALISGIEKGATGDRFDLSSDAWVDLRSVLVDVTKERSSRGVSPSDMASFVLALKAPVFYRLKDKLAKYPTNLVEEIWFFSRVIDAFAVYCAEVFIAERDRIIEQQRDQMQELSTPVVELWDKVLTLPLIGTMDSARAQEVMENLLETILRRQAEVVIVDLTGVQTVDTQVAQHMLRMAAAVRLMGAECIISGISPTIAQTMVQLGVDVGEVTTRSTIRSGLADALNRVGYEITKKKDH
- a CDS encoding STAS domain-containing protein — encoded protein: MSSASAIYFVEGVLLVAIQEDISDTDILDLQEALSERVVDEAARAVVMDISALEIVDTFVGRILAQLASVSKLLDAQTYVVGMRPAVAMTLVELGMDLPESKTALSLTHALRDLRGERQG
- a CDS encoding ATP-binding protein, with the translated sequence MIPTDGVLIGVYALIRDRDVIQVRRIAGREMDQRGARTVQKTRFVTAVSEIARNVVMHGGGGEARIYIHNEPSAISVVCVDNGPGIADLDAAFSDGFSTAGSMGRGLGGAKRLSDALDVETEEGKGTRVIMMARI
- a CDS encoding ATP-binding protein; translation: MTHWLPLSDPSDVSVCRRNARQLAQVAGFSQARTEEIAIVVSEAATNVLRYAKRGRCLLQRMPGIGGPRLAVIVVDQGPGIDALDKMMRDGSSSEGSAGLGLGAMQRLSDRFDIYSNRDEGTVVACEFQQRPYRPAAMDVAGLVVTHPGEIRCGDAWDMTCVTPNAAPDGRLDLILCDGLGHGHRAADAAERVLQAFGQKPGRTPAAALADISVDIADTRGAVAACVAVAADGRRLSYASVGNIATIRARLGETKRFATRDGHLGGAALSPFSDEVNLQPGDTVILHSDGLLTLRNLHEKPALLMRSALLIAGKLMAENFRGRDDASLAVIKIAKEI
- a CDS encoding sensor histidine kinase → MPTALITLKIDTEQDVLRLRFIAMAITKALQFGTFAQTRAVTALLEAARNAQQHASVGRVRLSLQEHGDKVAMRAMITDQGPGIDGLDDILRGRGGGVAPGSGLGLGLRGLSRLSDHHAIRSGPEGTEIELLFLSPVKSDEMVTSTQAATDAISKIRDADPVAELAEQNRVLLEALTERDLLMKEVHHRTGNNLALIGALIRMSRRGAEAPETVSVLSDLEARVQSVIRVHEQLQRSARVDHLQALPFLQEVAASAEGAFNSENLQVAVSVRGDDMTIPSSMAIDLGLLTGELLTNAYKHAFVGREQGSILVELTEQDDALRLVIADDGRGLSEGDARPERSGSLGWRMIRSMVGKYAGTTEVDGSDGMRVQFTLPLADEQADRSA